In Spirochaeta thermophila DSM 6578, the following proteins share a genomic window:
- a CDS encoding transposase: protein MLENLPDEELMQQLEQRRGRGRNEYPVRAMWNSLVAGIVFQHPSIEQLRRELLRNGQLRDLCGFDPTRGSDAVPSASAYSRFLSTLRKRSIREALVRVFTSLVDQCYRELPGFGRRLGADGKGIASVARRRGKGAGDRRGEHDADWGCHEYVYQNERGEVQKSVKKWFGFTVHLLADTEYELPVAFTVSRASKHEVPVMRKLIRSLDRHRPHILKAAEVFTADRGYDDGTLIDLLWHEHRIKPVIDIRNLWKDGEETKLVAGTPNVVYDYQGTVSCVCMATGTQREMAYRGFEEKRGTLKYGCPAVHYGYECAGKASCPLASCIRIPLSTDRRVFTPLARSSYRWKREYAKRTALERIHSRLDRSFSLELHTIRGQEKLSVHLTLVFSVMSALALGRVRENQPNQMRSLVRPAA from the coding sequence GTGTTGGAGAACCTGCCGGATGAGGAACTGATGCAGCAGCTGGAACAGAGGCGGGGGAGAGGCCGGAATGAATATCCGGTACGGGCGATGTGGAACTCGCTCGTTGCGGGGATAGTGTTTCAGCACCCGAGCATCGAGCAGCTACGCCGGGAGCTCTTGCGGAACGGGCAGTTGAGGGACCTGTGTGGATTTGATCCTACCCGGGGAAGCGATGCGGTACCCAGTGCCAGCGCGTACAGCCGGTTTCTTTCCACCTTGAGGAAGCGGAGTATCCGGGAAGCACTGGTAAGGGTGTTTACCAGCCTGGTGGATCAGTGCTACCGGGAGCTGCCTGGATTTGGGCGGCGGCTGGGAGCCGATGGGAAGGGGATAGCAAGCGTTGCCCGTCGAAGGGGGAAGGGTGCCGGAGACCGGCGCGGGGAGCACGATGCGGACTGGGGGTGTCATGAGTATGTGTATCAGAATGAACGGGGGGAGGTGCAGAAGTCGGTAAAGAAATGGTTCGGGTTTACGGTGCACCTCCTTGCGGATACAGAGTATGAACTGCCGGTGGCCTTTACGGTGAGTCGGGCCTCAAAGCACGAGGTGCCGGTGATGCGAAAGCTGATTCGGTCCCTGGATCGCCATAGGCCGCATATACTCAAGGCGGCGGAAGTGTTCACGGCCGACCGGGGCTATGATGATGGCACGTTGATAGATCTGTTGTGGCACGAGCACCGGATCAAACCGGTCATCGATATTCGCAACCTGTGGAAAGATGGAGAGGAGACGAAGCTGGTGGCAGGGACACCGAACGTGGTGTATGACTACCAGGGGACGGTGAGTTGTGTCTGTATGGCCACGGGGACGCAGCGGGAGATGGCCTACCGGGGATTTGAAGAGAAGCGGGGCACGTTGAAGTACGGCTGTCCTGCGGTGCACTATGGGTATGAGTGTGCAGGCAAAGCCTCCTGTCCCTTGGCCTCCTGTATTCGGATCCCCCTCTCCACGGACCGCAGAGTCTTCACGCCTCTCGCCCGATCTTCGTATCGGTGGAAGCGGGAGTATGCCAAGCGAACGGCCTTGGAGCGGATCCACAGCCGGCTGGATCGAAGCTTTAGCCTGGAACTCCACACGATCCGGGGGCAGGAGAAACTGTCGGTTCACCTTACGCTGGTGTTTTCTGTCATGAGTGCCCTTGCCCTGGGACGAGTGCGAGAGAACCAGCCGAACCAGATGCGCTCCCTGGTCAGGCCTGCGGCCTAA
- a CDS encoding glycoside hydrolase family 88/105 protein, whose product MSHTSIDPLSVAREAAESLMHRYPDPAELPPAHRWHYHQGVFLLGMLKLWEETGEDRYLEYVKAYVDALVDEQGNLELATTELDAMQAGNLLFPLHERYGEARYKKAMDYILGLLEGFHTTPEGGFWHKEKYPNQQWLDGLYMAGPFSVHYASLFGRPELYDLFVKQALLIERHTRDPQTGLLRHAFDYSKQAPWADPVTGIAPEAWGRALGWFPAALLDILDHLPPSHTGYRVLEEMFRDLMGPIVRVQDRATGLWFQVLDKGHDPSNWLETSCSALFLYSLSKGIRTHRLPVDPYITHARKAFQGIVGKTSRDPEGYLHIHDICIGTGVGDYRHYLERPRSIDDLHGVGAFILGCVEFHRTRESI is encoded by the coding sequence ATGAGCCATACATCCATCGATCCGCTCTCTGTCGCCCGGGAGGCGGCCGAATCTCTCATGCACCGGTATCCCGATCCAGCCGAGCTCCCGCCCGCTCACAGGTGGCACTACCACCAGGGAGTCTTCCTCCTCGGGATGCTCAAACTCTGGGAAGAGACGGGGGAAGACCGCTACCTCGAATACGTGAAGGCCTACGTGGACGCGCTGGTCGACGAACAAGGCAACCTGGAGCTGGCTACCACGGAACTCGACGCCATGCAAGCCGGCAACCTCCTCTTTCCCCTCCATGAACGATACGGAGAGGCCCGCTACAAGAAAGCCATGGACTACATCCTCGGTCTCCTCGAGGGATTCCACACCACCCCCGAGGGAGGATTCTGGCACAAGGAGAAGTACCCCAACCAGCAATGGCTCGACGGGCTCTACATGGCAGGTCCCTTCTCCGTACACTACGCATCCCTCTTCGGACGACCTGAACTCTACGATTTGTTCGTGAAACAGGCCCTCCTCATAGAGCGACACACCCGCGACCCGCAGACGGGCCTCCTCAGACATGCCTTCGACTACAGCAAGCAGGCCCCCTGGGCGGATCCGGTCACCGGTATAGCCCCGGAGGCATGGGGGCGGGCCCTCGGCTGGTTCCCCGCAGCCCTCCTCGACATCCTCGATCACCTTCCCCCGTCACATACCGGCTACCGAGTCCTCGAAGAGATGTTCCGTGACCTCATGGGGCCCATCGTGCGGGTCCAGGACAGGGCCACGGGGCTCTGGTTCCAGGTCCTCGACAAAGGGCACGACCCTTCCAACTGGCTCGAGACATCCTGCTCGGCCCTCTTCCTCTACTCCCTCTCCAAGGGGATCCGCACGCACCGCCTGCCGGTGGATCCCTATATCACCCATGCCCGGAAGGCCTTCCAGGGAATCGTGGGCAAGACATCCCGTGACCCGGAGGGCTATCTCCACATCCACGACATCTGCATAGGCACCGGAGTGGGAGACTATCGGCACTACCTCGAGCGACCCCGCTCCATCGACGACCTGCACGGTGTGGGGGCCTTCATACTGGGATGCGTGGAGTTCCACCGGACGAGGGAGAGTATCTAG
- the gnd gene encoding decarboxylating NADP(+)-dependent phosphogluconate dehydrogenase — MAKADIGLIGLAVMGQNLALNINDRGYSIAVFNRTVEKVDDFLAGPAGGRETVYGAHTLEEFVSLLLRPRKIILMVKAGAVVDEFIRKLLPLLEPGDLIIDGGNSHFSDSTRRTRELAEKGILFIGTGISGGEEGARHGPSMMPGGNPEAWPLVKEIFQAISAKTPDGQPCCDWVGPEGAGHFVKMVHNGIEYGDMQLIAEVYHIMKSLLGLSHDRMSEIFDRWNRGKLGSYLIEITRDILAYKDEDGSPLVEKILDAAGQKGTGKWTGIEALDHGVPVTLIVEAVFARSLSAFKDERVHAAELLGEPLVPWKGTEEERSRLVDDLEKALLAAKMVSYAQGFMLMREASRTYGWDLDFGKIATLWRAGCIIRSVFLDTIREAYRNEPGLSNLLLAPYFKETILEAEASWRRVVSTAVTHGIPTPALSSALSFLDGYRTSRLPANLIQAQRDYFGAHTYERVDRPRGQFFHTNWTGRGGATTSGTYTV; from the coding sequence ATGGCAAAGGCAGACATCGGACTCATAGGCCTTGCGGTCATGGGTCAGAACCTGGCCCTCAACATCAACGACAGGGGCTACTCCATTGCGGTCTTCAACCGCACCGTGGAGAAGGTGGACGACTTCCTCGCAGGACCAGCCGGGGGACGAGAGACCGTGTACGGGGCACACACGCTCGAAGAGTTCGTCTCCCTCCTCTTAAGACCGCGCAAGATCATCCTCATGGTGAAGGCAGGCGCGGTGGTGGACGAGTTCATCCGGAAGCTCCTGCCCCTTCTGGAGCCGGGAGACCTCATCATCGACGGCGGCAACTCCCACTTCTCCGATTCCACCCGCCGCACGAGAGAACTCGCCGAGAAGGGCATCCTCTTCATCGGCACGGGGATCTCGGGCGGGGAAGAGGGAGCCCGTCACGGCCCCTCGATGATGCCCGGAGGCAATCCGGAGGCCTGGCCGCTGGTGAAGGAGATCTTCCAGGCCATCTCGGCGAAGACCCCGGACGGCCAGCCCTGTTGCGATTGGGTGGGGCCCGAGGGGGCCGGCCACTTCGTGAAGATGGTGCACAACGGGATCGAGTACGGCGACATGCAGCTCATCGCCGAGGTCTACCACATCATGAAGTCCCTCCTCGGCCTCTCCCACGACAGGATGAGCGAGATCTTCGATCGCTGGAACCGGGGAAAGCTCGGCTCCTATCTCATCGAGATCACCAGGGACATCCTCGCCTACAAGGATGAGGACGGCAGCCCTCTTGTGGAGAAGATCCTCGATGCAGCAGGCCAGAAGGGGACCGGCAAGTGGACCGGCATAGAGGCCCTCGATCACGGCGTACCCGTCACGCTCATCGTGGAAGCGGTCTTCGCCCGCTCCCTCTCCGCATTCAAGGACGAGAGGGTCCACGCCGCCGAGCTCCTGGGTGAACCGCTCGTGCCCTGGAAGGGTACGGAAGAGGAGAGAAGCCGCCTCGTCGACGACCTCGAGAAAGCCCTCCTCGCGGCGAAGATGGTCTCCTATGCACAGGGGTTCATGCTCATGAGGGAGGCCTCGCGCACCTATGGATGGGACCTCGACTTCGGGAAGATCGCCACGCTCTGGCGCGCGGGATGCATCATACGCAGCGTGTTCCTGGACACGATACGGGAGGCCTACAGGAACGAACCCGGACTCTCCAACCTCCTGCTGGCCCCCTACTTCAAGGAGACCATCCTCGAGGCCGAGGCCTCGTGGCGCAGGGTGGTGAGCACCGCAGTGACCCACGGGATCCCCACCCCCGCCCTCTCCTCGGCACTCTCCTTCCTCGACGGCTACCGCACCTCCAGGCTCCCCGCGAACCTCATCCAGGCCCAGCGGGACTACTTCGGTGCCCACACCTACGAGCGGGTAGACAGGCCACGGGGCCAGTTCTTCCACACCAACTGGACCGGCAGAGGGGGGGCCACCACCTCGGGGACCTACACGGTGTGA
- the kduI gene encoding 5-dehydro-4-deoxy-D-glucuronate isomerase, with amino-acid sequence MMEVRYSIHPEHAKGFDTERLRNEFLVTDLFQADVIRLVYSHNDRIIVGGLHPVKGRLTLGASKELGTEYFFERREGGVVNIGGPGVVTIDGTAYEIAKNEAVYIGKGAREVSFMSKEGTSPAKFYFLSAPAHKEYPSRRITLTDARKLELGSDENSNARTIYQLIHPDVLETCQLCMGVTLLKPHNVWNTMPTHTHERRMEVYFYYELPADQVVFHLMGQPHETRHIVMRNEEAVLSPSWSIHSGVGTSNYAFIWGMIGENQTYTDMDTVPMEVLR; translated from the coding sequence ATGATGGAAGTGAGGTATAGTATACATCCCGAACACGCGAAGGGGTTCGACACCGAGAGACTCCGGAACGAGTTCCTCGTCACCGACCTCTTTCAGGCCGACGTGATCAGGCTCGTCTACAGCCACAACGACAGGATCATCGTGGGAGGCCTCCATCCCGTGAAGGGCCGGCTCACCCTGGGTGCCTCCAAGGAGCTCGGCACCGAGTACTTCTTCGAGCGGAGGGAGGGGGGAGTGGTCAACATAGGCGGCCCCGGCGTGGTGACCATCGACGGCACGGCGTACGAGATTGCGAAGAACGAGGCCGTGTACATAGGCAAGGGGGCTCGTGAGGTCTCCTTCATGAGCAAGGAGGGGACGAGCCCTGCGAAGTTCTACTTCCTCTCTGCTCCGGCTCACAAGGAGTATCCCTCCAGGAGGATCACCCTCACGGATGCGAGGAAGCTCGAGCTCGGGAGCGACGAGAACTCCAATGCCCGTACCATCTACCAGCTCATCCATCCCGACGTGCTTGAGACGTGCCAGCTCTGCATGGGGGTCACCCTCCTCAAGCCCCACAACGTGTGGAACACCATGCCCACCCACACCCATGAGCGCCGGATGGAAGTCTACTTCTACTACGAACTCCCCGCCGATCAGGTGGTGTTCCATCTCATGGGGCAGCCCCACGAGACGCGCCACATCGTGATGCGGAACGAGGAGGCCGTGCTCTCTCCCAGCTGGTCGATACACTCGGGTGTGGGGACCTCGAACTACGCCTTCATCTGGGGCATGATCGGCGAGAACCAGACCTATACCGATATGGATACCGTACCCATGGAGGTGCTCAGATGA
- the kduD gene encoding 2-dehydro-3-deoxy-D-gluconate 5-dehydrogenase KduD: MILDMFKLDGKVAIVTGCRRGIGRALALGLAEAGADIVAVMRSEEPGLEREITSLGRRYLWVEADLSSIEPVERIVEEAVKAFGKVDILVNNAGIIRRDDILEFSEEDWDEVMNVNLKSVFFLSQAVARRMKEQGTGGKIINIASMLSFQGGIRVPSYTASKSGVLGLTRILGNELAKYDIQVNAIAPGYIETDNTRALREDPVRNKEILGRIPAGRWGSPDDLKGAVVFLASPASDYMTGSVVAVDGGWLAR, from the coding sequence ATGATTCTCGACATGTTCAAGCTCGACGGTAAGGTGGCCATCGTGACCGGATGCAGGAGGGGGATAGGTCGGGCGCTCGCCCTGGGCCTCGCGGAGGCGGGGGCCGATATCGTGGCAGTCATGCGCAGCGAGGAACCCGGGCTGGAGAGGGAGATCACCTCTCTCGGTCGGCGGTATCTCTGGGTGGAGGCCGATCTCTCTTCCATCGAGCCGGTGGAGAGGATCGTGGAGGAGGCGGTGAAGGCCTTCGGCAAGGTGGACATCCTGGTGAACAACGCAGGTATCATCCGGAGGGACGACATACTGGAGTTCTCGGAGGAGGACTGGGACGAGGTGATGAACGTGAACCTCAAATCGGTGTTCTTCCTCTCGCAGGCGGTGGCGCGGAGGATGAAGGAACAGGGAACCGGGGGGAAGATCATCAACATCGCCTCGATGCTCTCCTTCCAGGGGGGTATCAGGGTCCCCTCGTATACCGCGAGCAAGAGCGGTGTACTGGGGCTCACCCGGATACTGGGGAACGAGCTTGCGAAGTACGACATCCAGGTGAACGCGATCGCTCCCGGTTACATCGAGACCGACAATACCCGTGCCCTGCGCGAGGATCCTGTGCGGAACAAGGAGATCCTGGGACGGATTCCCGCGGGACGGTGGGGCTCGCCCGACGACCTGAAGGGTGCGGTGGTCTTCCTCGCCTCTCCCGCGAGCGACTACATGACCGGATCGGTGGTGGCGGTGGACGGAGGGTGGCTCGCGCGGTAG
- a CDS encoding HAD family hydrolase: MSARTIDHFTREKEFFIGIDSDGCIFDTMELKHKECFCPEFVYHFSLQSVSRYARQVWEFVNLYSTTRGINRFLAVIKAIDLLSSHPEAKKRSPRLPSLTALRAWVERETKLGMNTLTQELERTHDPELELVYRWSQGVNEAIARMVQGGIPPFPYVKESLALMQEKADTLVVSQTPFEALEREWTEQGISQYVKAIAGQEVGNKARQIAAAVADHYPPSHRLMIGDAPGDLEAARANDALFFPIIPGQEEASWEELHREGLHRFFEGRFEGAYQDRLLERFERSLPSTPPWEAT; this comes from the coding sequence ATGAGCGCACGAACCATCGACCACTTCACCCGTGAGAAGGAGTTCTTCATCGGCATCGACTCCGATGGATGCATCTTCGACACCATGGAACTCAAACACAAGGAATGTTTCTGTCCCGAATTCGTCTACCACTTCTCGCTCCAGAGCGTCTCACGCTATGCCCGTCAGGTGTGGGAGTTCGTGAACCTCTACTCCACCACCCGCGGCATCAACCGTTTCCTCGCAGTCATCAAGGCCATCGACCTGCTCTCCTCGCACCCCGAAGCAAAGAAACGCTCCCCCCGGCTTCCCTCCCTCACCGCCCTTCGCGCCTGGGTGGAGAGGGAGACCAAACTGGGCATGAACACACTTACCCAGGAACTCGAACGCACACACGATCCCGAACTCGAGCTCGTCTACCGCTGGTCGCAGGGCGTGAACGAGGCCATCGCACGAATGGTCCAGGGCGGCATCCCCCCCTTCCCCTACGTGAAGGAATCCCTCGCCCTCATGCAGGAGAAGGCCGACACCCTGGTGGTGAGCCAGACCCCGTTCGAGGCCCTCGAACGCGAATGGACCGAGCAGGGCATAAGCCAGTACGTGAAGGCCATCGCAGGTCAGGAGGTGGGAAACAAGGCCCGGCAGATCGCCGCGGCCGTGGCCGACCACTACCCACCCTCCCACCGTCTCATGATCGGCGATGCCCCGGGTGACCTCGAGGCCGCCCGGGCCAACGACGCCCTCTTCTTTCCCATCATCCCCGGCCAGGAGGAGGCATCCTGGGAAGAACTCCACCGTGAGGGCCTTCACCGCTTCTTCGAAGGAAGGTTCGAAGGCGCCTATCAGGACCGGCTGCTCGAACGCTTCGAGCGCTCGCTTCCTTCCACGCCCCCCTGGGAGGCGACATGA
- a CDS encoding lactate racemase domain-containing protein, translating to MIHFEAGGPTARLSLEDLKEGLYTALERWGRVRRALIVPPDITRLHSKAGELTCMAYRYLGKACKGVLPALGTHAPMTSEEKALMYPDIPPELFIDHNWRTDIRTLGEVPADYVEEVSEGKVRFPWPAQVNHHLLEGHDLILSIGQVVPHEVIGLANYTKNIFVGTGGAEGINKSHYLGAVYGMERIMGRIHTPVRKVLGYAASRFCRDLPILYVLTVLSPDEEGSLVVRGLFIGDDDACFEKAARLSQQVNLTYLDESLEKVVVYLDPQEYRSTWLGNKAIYRTRMAIADGGELVIIAPGVKEFGEDPTIDRLVRRHGYRGTDYVLEAVQRDPELQGNLGAAAHLIHGSSEGRFGITYAAGGLSREEVEGAGFSYMEVEEALRRYLPEDLRTGWKERHGERYYFIPNPAVGLWTWRKRFEAE from the coding sequence ATGATCCACTTCGAGGCAGGAGGGCCCACCGCACGACTCTCGCTCGAGGACCTCAAGGAGGGCCTCTACACGGCCCTGGAGCGATGGGGCAGGGTGAGGCGCGCCCTCATCGTCCCGCCCGACATCACCCGGCTCCACTCAAAAGCCGGGGAACTCACCTGCATGGCCTACCGCTACCTGGGAAAGGCCTGCAAGGGCGTGCTCCCGGCGCTGGGGACCCACGCACCCATGACCTCCGAAGAAAAGGCCCTCATGTACCCCGACATCCCGCCGGAGCTCTTCATCGATCACAACTGGCGCACCGACATCCGCACGCTCGGAGAAGTCCCGGCGGACTATGTGGAGGAGGTCTCCGAGGGGAAGGTCCGCTTCCCCTGGCCCGCACAGGTGAACCATCACCTCCTCGAAGGTCACGACCTCATCCTCTCGATCGGCCAGGTGGTGCCCCACGAGGTGATCGGCCTCGCCAACTACACCAAGAACATCTTCGTGGGCACCGGCGGGGCCGAAGGGATCAACAAGAGCCACTACCTGGGCGCGGTCTACGGCATGGAGCGCATCATGGGCCGCATCCATACCCCGGTGCGGAAGGTCCTCGGGTATGCGGCCTCCCGCTTCTGCCGCGACCTCCCCATCCTCTACGTCCTCACCGTACTCTCACCCGACGAGGAAGGCTCCCTAGTGGTGAGGGGCCTCTTCATCGGCGACGACGACGCCTGCTTCGAGAAAGCCGCGCGACTCTCCCAGCAGGTCAACCTCACCTATCTCGACGAATCGCTCGAGAAGGTGGTGGTCTACCTCGACCCTCAGGAGTACCGGAGCACCTGGCTCGGGAACAAGGCCATCTACCGTACCCGCATGGCCATCGCGGACGGCGGGGAACTCGTGATCATCGCTCCGGGGGTGAAGGAGTTCGGAGAGGACCCCACCATCGATCGACTCGTGCGGCGCCACGGCTACCGGGGTACCGACTACGTGCTCGAAGCCGTGCAGCGGGATCCCGAGCTGCAGGGGAACCTCGGGGCCGCCGCCCACCTCATCCACGGCTCCTCCGAGGGGAGGTTCGGGATCACCTATGCCGCAGGCGGTCTTTCGAGGGAAGAGGTGGAGGGGGCGGGCTTCTCCTACATGGAAGTGGAGGAGGCCCTCCGCCGCTACCTTCCCGAGGACCTGAGGACGGGGTGGAAGGAACGTCACGGCGAACGCTACTACTTCATCCCCAACCCCGCCGTGGGACTCTGGACCTGGCGGAAGCGTTTTGAAGCGGAGTAA
- a CDS encoding glycosyl hydrolase family 95 catalytic domain-containing protein produces MRSGRRCLWSERPAGVWRDGYPVGNGRLAALVLGGVGEERIHLNHEWLWRGWYRDRVAEERAHLVGWVREAFFTGDWEEGTRRANEAFGGGGGVSGRTCRVGAYQPAGTLVLRWEGMEEAEYRRELDLEEGVVRVRRGESLEEVMAVLGGGPVGVRVSGWGKGWVGLGREVQEGVEVRVECGDGRVRLEGRFEEGIVWEVLAVVEGGVCREEGKGVWVEGEEVVVWVVVDVWEEVGGSRRRLPSYGPPEVPGEGWEAVRRRHVEAYGQLFGRVRLVVEGEEPLLPTGRRRGDPDPLLPVLLFDYGRYLLISSSAPGCDLPANLQGKWNPLLEPPWDADYHMDINLQMNYWLAEGAGLGECVTPLVRYVVRMMPSAREAARRLFGCRGIWFPLTSDAWARATPEAYGWDVWVGAAAWMAQHLVWRYLYSGDEGFLRETVYPFLEEVALFFEDFLVEDGEGVLQVVPSQSPEHRWEGLEGFPVGLCVSSAVDVQLVRWVLRMAVELGGRLGDEVSRWREMEGRLARLRVGRDGVLLEWGRELPEAEPGHRHLSPLWGFFPGDVLWDEAPEVREGAVRLLERRVRHGCGRTGWSRAHLACLCAALGRGEDAWEHVCVLLREFTTESLLGLHPVDLFQVDAGLGGAAAVLLMLLQVRPDGVLRLLPALPRAWGRGRVEGMRAPGGWCVGVWWEGGEVREAWFEGGRGACRVEAWAEEGVVRHGGEEWVVRAREGVWKVGGRGEGRYVVRGCVGKDVSSLLRCFHATIGKDITSGWGFILPQKSGPQVR; encoded by the coding sequence ATGCGAAGTGGGAGACGATGCCTGTGGTCGGAGAGGCCGGCCGGGGTGTGGCGCGATGGCTACCCGGTGGGGAACGGGAGACTGGCGGCGTTGGTGCTCGGTGGGGTGGGGGAGGAGCGGATCCATCTCAACCACGAGTGGCTCTGGAGGGGGTGGTATAGGGATCGGGTGGCGGAGGAGCGGGCGCACCTCGTGGGGTGGGTGCGTGAGGCCTTCTTCACGGGGGACTGGGAGGAGGGGACGCGCCGGGCGAACGAGGCGTTCGGGGGTGGGGGAGGGGTGAGTGGACGGACGTGCCGGGTGGGGGCCTACCAGCCTGCAGGGACGCTCGTGCTGCGATGGGAGGGGATGGAGGAAGCGGAGTACAGGCGGGAGCTGGACCTGGAGGAGGGGGTGGTTCGGGTGCGGAGGGGGGAGAGCCTGGAGGAGGTGATGGCGGTGTTGGGGGGTGGGCCGGTGGGGGTGAGGGTGTCGGGGTGGGGGAAGGGGTGGGTGGGGCTCGGGCGGGAGGTGCAGGAGGGGGTGGAGGTGCGGGTGGAGTGCGGGGATGGGAGGGTGCGGCTCGAGGGGCGGTTCGAGGAGGGGATCGTGTGGGAGGTGCTGGCCGTGGTGGAGGGTGGGGTGTGCAGGGAGGAGGGAAAGGGGGTGTGGGTGGAAGGGGAGGAGGTGGTGGTGTGGGTGGTGGTGGATGTGTGGGAGGAGGTGGGGGGGAGTCGGCGGCGGCTTCCCTCGTACGGGCCGCCGGAGGTGCCGGGGGAGGGGTGGGAGGCGGTGCGGAGGCGACACGTGGAGGCCTACGGGCAGCTCTTCGGCCGGGTGAGGCTCGTGGTGGAGGGGGAGGAGCCCCTCCTGCCCACGGGTCGGCGGAGGGGGGATCCCGATCCGCTCCTCCCTGTGCTCCTCTTCGACTACGGGCGCTACCTCCTCATCTCCTCTTCGGCGCCGGGGTGCGATCTTCCGGCAAACCTTCAGGGGAAGTGGAATCCTCTCCTCGAGCCGCCCTGGGATGCGGACTACCACATGGACATCAACCTCCAGATGAACTACTGGCTCGCCGAGGGGGCCGGGCTGGGTGAGTGCGTGACGCCTCTGGTGCGCTATGTGGTAAGGATGATGCCTTCGGCACGGGAGGCGGCCCGCCGGCTCTTCGGGTGCAGGGGGATCTGGTTCCCCCTCACCTCGGATGCGTGGGCGCGGGCCACGCCCGAGGCGTACGGATGGGACGTGTGGGTGGGGGCGGCGGCGTGGATGGCCCAGCACCTCGTGTGGCGGTACCTCTACAGCGGGGACGAGGGGTTCCTCCGGGAGACGGTGTATCCCTTCCTCGAGGAGGTGGCGCTCTTCTTCGAGGATTTCCTCGTGGAGGACGGGGAGGGGGTGTTGCAGGTGGTACCGTCCCAGTCTCCGGAGCACAGGTGGGAGGGGCTCGAGGGGTTTCCGGTGGGGCTGTGCGTCTCCTCCGCCGTGGATGTGCAGCTCGTGCGTTGGGTGTTGAGGATGGCGGTGGAGCTGGGTGGGCGGTTGGGGGACGAGGTGAGCAGGTGGCGCGAGATGGAGGGGCGGCTCGCGCGGCTGCGGGTGGGAAGGGATGGGGTGCTCCTGGAGTGGGGGAGGGAGCTCCCGGAGGCGGAGCCGGGGCACCGGCACCTCTCGCCGCTGTGGGGTTTTTTCCCGGGCGATGTCCTGTGGGATGAGGCCCCGGAGGTCCGGGAGGGGGCGGTGCGGCTCCTGGAGCGCCGGGTGAGGCACGGGTGCGGCCGGACGGGGTGGAGCAGGGCGCACCTCGCGTGTCTGTGTGCGGCGCTGGGGAGGGGGGAGGATGCGTGGGAGCACGTGTGCGTCCTCCTCAGGGAGTTCACGACCGAGAGCCTCCTTGGGCTCCACCCGGTGGACCTGTTCCAGGTGGATGCGGGGCTGGGGGGTGCGGCTGCGGTGCTCCTCATGCTGCTCCAGGTGCGGCCGGATGGGGTGCTGCGCCTGCTTCCCGCCCTCCCGCGGGCATGGGGCCGGGGGAGGGTGGAGGGGATGCGGGCGCCGGGAGGGTGGTGTGTGGGGGTGTGGTGGGAGGGGGGGGAGGTGAGGGAGGCGTGGTTCGAGGGGGGGAGGGGGGCCTGCAGGGTGGAGGCGTGGGCAGAGGAGGGAGTGGTGCGGCACGGAGGGGAGGAGTGGGTGGTGAGGGCGAGGGAGGGGGTGTGGAAGGTGGGGGGACGGGGGGAGGGGAGGTACGTGGTGCGGGGATGTGTGGGGAAAGATGTCTCGAGCCTTTTGCGCTGTTTTCACGCAACGATAGGTAAAGACATTACAAGCGGGTGGGGATTTATTTTACCCCAAAAAAGCGGTCCACAGGTGCGATAG